One Sanguibacter sp. HDW7 DNA window includes the following coding sequences:
- the rpmF gene encoding 50S ribosomal protein L32, protein MAVPKRKMSRSNTRARRSQWKATATELVEVRVDGQTVRIPRRLVKGAQRGLVSVEG, encoded by the coding sequence ATGGCAGTTCCGAAGCGGAAGATGTCCCGCTCCAACACCCGTGCCCGCCGTTCGCAGTGGAAGGCCACCGCGACCGAGCTCGTCGAGGTCCGCGTTGACGGTCAGACCGTCCGCATCCCGCGTCGTCTCGTCAAGGGCGCGCAGCGCGGTCTCGTGAGCGTCGAGGGCTGA